The window AGAACGAAATATTAATGTTAATAATCGTATAACTGTTGGTCATTGAGAAGGTGATACTGTAGTATCATCACGAGGTAAAAGTAAATCATGTTTAATAATTTTAGTTGAAAGAACATCAAGATTTACTTTAGCAATGTTAGTTGAAAATAGAACTACTAAAGTTGTTAACGAAAACATTAGCCATTATTTATCAATTCTTCCAAATAATCTTGTTAAGACTATAACATTTGATAGGGGTAAAGAATTTTCTAATTGACAACAACTTGAAAAAAATTTAAATGTGAAAATTTATTTTGCTAATGCGTATTCGCCTTGACAAAGAGGTACTAATGAAAATACTAATGGTTTAATTAGAGAAAAATTTCCTAAAAAATTTAATTTTTCAAATACTACTAAAAATGCAGTTCATAAATTTATATTGTCTTTAAACCAAAGACCAAGAAAAATACTAAATTATCTTTCACCAATCGAATATTTGGTTAGAAAAATAATTTAGTTGCACTTAACTTTACAATTTGGCAAATAATAAAATAATTTTTTGTTGTGTCAAAATTTACACATTTAATAAAATCCATAAGTATTAACCTAATAAAAGTTAGAAATTACTATATAGTATTTTTTATTTACAAATAATTTGTAATTATTTTAATAAGTAATGCAAGAAGTCTAGTAATTAAATAATATAACTAGCTGATTGTTTTATTTCTTCAAAGCAATACCTAACAAAACTAAACGCGACCCTCTAATAGTAGTTATCTTGAATTGTAACAATAATAATGTTATTATATATAAGCCTGAAAAAATAGGTTAATGTGGGAGAAGATATCGTTGACCACAGCGAGAACAATTATGTATAGGAGGTGTTGCTCGTGGCTAAAAAAATTAAAAGGATTGCTAAATTACAGTTTAATGCGGTACAAGCTAAACCAGGTCCGGAATTAGCTTCATTAGGGATTAATATGCCACAATTTTGTCTTGCTTTTAATGATGCAACAAAAACAAGAATGGGTGATGTTGTCCCTGTTGTTATTACTGCTTATGATGATAAATCATTTGATTTTGTTTTAAAAACAACCCCAGCAGTTGTTTTATTAAAAAGAGCAGCTAATATTGAAAAAGGTTCAAGTAGTAGTAAAAAAGAAAAAGCAGCAACGATTACTGAAGATAAAATCAGAGAAATTGCTGAATATAAAATGGTTGATTTAAATGCTAATGATATTGAAAAGGCAATGAAAATTATTGAAGGAACAGCAAGAAATATGGGAATTGTTGTTGAAAAGCTATCAAAAGGGGAACAAAAATAGTTATGGTAATTGTTAAAAAGAGTCGTTATTCTAAAAATTATCAAAAAGTATTCCAAATGTTTGATAAAACTAAAATATATTCGATTGATGAAGCTATTTCATTAGTTAAAAAAACTTCAATAACAAAATTTGATGCTACAGTTGAATTAGCTTTTTGTTTAAATATTGATCCAAGACATGCTGATCAACAACTTCGTGGAGCGTTAGTATTACCGGCAGGAACTGGTAAAAAACAAAGAATTTTAGTATTAACTAATAGTATGAATCAAGTAGCTATTGATAATAAAGCTGATTTTGTTGGTGGTAAAGATTTAATTGAAAAAATTCAAAAAGAAAATTGATTTGATTTTGATGTTATTATTGCAACACCAGATATTATGGTTGAATTAGGAAAAATTGGTAAAATATTAGGACCTAAGGGTTTAATGCCAAATCCGAAAATGGGAACGGTAACTACTGATGTTCAAAAAGCAATTTCAGAAGTTCGTAAGGGGAAGATTGAATATCGTGTTGATAAGCAAGGTAATGTTCATGTAATTATTGGTAAAGTTTCTTTTAGTGAAGAACAGTTAAAGCAAAATTATCAAACTATTTATGAAACGCTTAGAAAAGCTCGCCCAGCAGCTGTTAAAGGTACTTATATAAAAAATATTAGTATTACTACTACTATGGGGCCAGCGATTAAAGTTGCTATTGAGTATTAAAGATATAATTATTATTAGGAATTAAAATAATGTTTTAAAGTGGTAGAGAATATTTTTCTTTACTATTTTTTTATATGCTGAATTATACTTGTAAGTGCAAGTAAATAAAATTGCAAAAAATCTCATATAAAAATTTCATGATGCTAAGTTTATTTTAGAAAAAACAAAGCAAGGAGTTTTTATATGGGTTACAAATATCTTGGCATATATGAAAGAATTTATATTGAGAATCAATTGAAGTTTAAAGTAAAAATTAGTGTAGAAACCATATACATATGACAAGATTTTGGTTTTTACAAGCTTGCTCTTAATTAATAAATAAATACGAGCTCATTTATTTATTACAAGAAATATAAGGTTAAATTAATATTTATTATTTTTAGTTATGCCTTGTATTTTTTTGTGCCTTGATAGTAATAAACTAAGTTAATTAGTAAACGAAGTTTACTAACAAATTTTGTTAAACATAAATAGACTTCTTGCATTACTTATTTATTAAACAAAATTCCTATAAAATATATTTAAAATAGAAATTATAAGGAATTTAAGATTATGAAATTTGATAAATTTAATTTTATTAATGATAAAGAATTATTACGATTAACTGGAATAAAGCAAAGTACTTTTAATAAAATGTTAAATATTTTAAAAGAAGCTGAGTTAAAAAAGTTTAAAAGAGGTGGTAAAAATAATAAATTATCATTAGAAAATAGATTAGACTTCTTGCATTACTTATTAAAATAATTACAAATTATTTGTAAATAAAAAATACTATATAGTAATTTCTAACTTTTATTAGGTTAATACTTATGGATTTTATTAAATGTGTAAATTTTGACACAACAAAAAATTATTTTATTATTTAAATTTAATTTTAAATAAATATTTTATGTTATCTATAATTGCAAATTATAAATTGAAGCAATTAAATTAAATCTTAAACTAAATCGTTTTCTACGATTACGATATTTTTCAGTAATAATTTTAAATTTTTTAAGAATAGCAAAAATATTTTCAATAATAATTCTCATTTTTGAAATTAATTTATTATTATGTTTTTGTTCTTTATTTAAAGGGTTTTTCTTTGTTTTTTTCTTAGGTATTAGAACATTACTATGAATTTTTTGTATTCCTTGATAACCATTATCAACTATTAATTTAGTATTTTTTAAAATTGGGATTTTTGATTCTTTAAATAAACAAAAATCATGCTTTTTACCGAGAGAAAAATTTGTTGCAATAATTATTTTGCTTTCTTTTTCAATAATTACTTGTGTTTTAATAGTGTGTTTTTTCTTTTTTCCTGAATAAGATTGTTTTTGTCTTTTTTTGGGCGTTGAATGGGTGTTTCTGTAGCATCAATAATAATTGTTTTATCATTAAAATAATCATTTATTAATGCTTTTTTACCAGCAAGTTGTTGAAAATCAGGATGTTTGATTAAAATATCTTCAATTCACTTGATATTAGTGCTGAATTATACTTGTAAGTGCAAGTAAATAAAATTGCAAAAAATCTCATATAAAAATTTCATGATGCTAAGTTTATTTTAGAAAAAACAAAGCAAGGAGTTTTTATATGGGTTACAAACATCTTGGCATATATGAAAGAATTTATATTGAGAATCAATTGAAGTTTAAAGTAAAAATTAGTGAAATAGCTAAAAATCTTAATCGAAGTATTAGTACTATTATTCGAGAAGTCAATAGAAATAAAGATAGTAATCATTATTTTTCATTAATTGCACAAAATAAAGCAGAAAACAGAAAACAATCACATGTTTATTTTCATAAGTTTAAAAATAGAGAATTAGTAAAATATGTACAACAAAAATTACTATTAGGTTGATCGCCTGAACAAATTTATGGCAGAATTAAAAATTTTCATAAAGAATGAATTATTAGTTTTAAAACAATTTACAATTGAATTTATTCTGGATTACTTGAAAAAGTTACTAATAAAAATTTAAGAAGAAAAGGTAAGAAACGAAAATCTCAAGAAAATCGCGGTAAATTTAATGATAAATCAATTAAAGAACGAAATATTAATGTTAATAATCGTATAACTGTTGGTCATTGAGAAGGTGATACTGTAGTATCATCACGAGGTAAAAGTAAATCATGTTTAATAACTTTAGTTGAAAGAACATCAAGATTTACTTTAGCAATGTTAGTTGAAAATAGAACTACTAAAGTTGTTAACGAAAACATTAGCCATTATTTATCAATTCTTCCAAATAATCTTGTTAAGACTATAACATTTGATAGGGGTAAAGAATTTTCTAATTGACAACAACTTGAAAA is drawn from Spiroplasma endosymbiont of Asaphidion curtum and contains these coding sequences:
- a CDS encoding IS30 family transposase gives rise to the protein MGYKHLGIYERIYIENQLKFKVKISEIAKNLNRSISTIIREVNRNKDSNHYFSLIAQNKAENRKQSHVYFHKFKNRELVKYVQQKLLLGWSPEQIYGRIKNFHKEWIISFKTIYNWIYSGLLEKVTNKNLRRKGKKRKSQENRGKFNGKSIKERNINVNNRITVGHWEGDTVVSSRGKSKSCLIILVERTSRFTLAMLVENRTTKVVNENISHYLSILPNNLVKTITFDRGKEFSNWQQLEKNLNVKIYFANAYSPWQRGTNENTNGLIREKFPKKFNFSNTTKNAVHKFILSLNQRPRKILNYLSPIEYLVRKII
- the rplK gene encoding 50S ribosomal protein L11 codes for the protein MAKKIKRIAKLQFNAVQAKPGPELASLGINMPQFCLAFNDATKTRMGDVVPVVITAYDDKSFDFVLKTTPAVVLLKRAANIEKGSSSSKKEKAATITEDKIREIAEYKMVDLNANDIEKAMKIIEGTARNMGIVVEKLSKGEQK
- the rplA gene encoding 50S ribosomal protein L1, which gives rise to MVIVKKSRYSKNYQKVFQMFDKTKIYSIDEAISLVKKTSITKFDATVELAFCLNIDPRHADQQLRGALVLPAGTGKKQRILVLTNSMNQVAIDNKADFVGGKDLIEKIQKENWFDFDVIIATPDIMVELGKIGKILGPKGLMPNPKMGTVTTDVQKAISEVRKGKIEYRVDKQGNVHVIIGKVSFSEEQLKQNYQTIYETLRKARPAAVKGTYIKNISITTTMGPAIKVAIEY
- a CDS encoding IS30 family transposase — its product is MGYKHLGIYERIYIENQLKFKVKISEIAKNLNRSISTIIREVNRNKDSNHYFSLIAQNKAENRKQSHVYFHKFKNRELVKYVQQKLLLGWSPEQIYGRIKNFHKEWIISFKTIYNWIYSGLLEKVTNKNLRRKGKKRKSQENRGKFNDKSIKERNINVNNRITVGHWEGDTVVSSRGKSKSCLITLVERTSRFTLAMLVENRTTKVVNENISHYLSILPNNLVKTITFDRGKEFSNWQQLEKNLNVKIYFANAYSPWQRGTNENTNGLIREKFPKKFNFSNTTKNAVHKFILSLNQRPRKILNYLSPIEYLVRKII